A stretch of DNA from Desulfobacterales bacterium:
TTCGGCAAGAATCAAATCCGGCCATTTGAGCTTTCGGGATAGAAAGTCTTCTTTGCTGTAACCCGTCATCGCTTCGATCTTATTATCAAAAAAGTCTATCGATCCATCCACATAGGATTTAAACACGATATTGGGAATGTTGTTCAGCAATAACCGGTAATTCCGCTCACTTTCCTTCAGGGCCTGTTCGGACCGCCGTTTGTCCGTGATGTCGGAGGCAATGCATAAAACGCCGTTCAAAACCCCGTCCGTGTCCCGTAACGGGTTGATGGACAGCGTCACCGGGAAGGTGTGGCCGTCTTTATGCACATAGGTCCATTCAAGCTGCTCGTGCCACCCCAGCTTGGCATATAAGAAAAAGACGTCCATTCCCTGCATCGCTTCTTGAAATTCGGCAATCAGTGCTTCAGCACGCGCCTCAATTTCATTGGGCAGATGAAAAATAAGCGGGGTTTGAAGGCCAATCACCTCCCGTGCCTTGTAACCGAGCAGGTTTTCCGCCCCCCGGTTAAAAACGATAATCGTGCCGGTTCGGTCCGTGGCGAGAATGGCGATATTGGCGGCGGAATCGAGCACGGCCTTTCGCTGAGCGTTGGCCACCTGAAAGCGCGCCAGTATGCGTTCGGTTTCTTCAAACTGCTTGACCACCAAGCTGGCGGTGATTTCGGCCGACTCGCGGGAGGTGCGTATTTCTTCTTTAAAAATCTCGTTTTCCACGATCAGGTGCTGCAATGGGCAATGCGCGGCATCAAACAGGAGGCAGCAGCTTTCGGGCCAATGGCGCCCGGGGTAAATGGAAGGGCGCTTTTGCGTCTCCGATAATGAGGATAGCGTTATCATCGCATCGACACCTTTGGGACTTTTTCTTTATCTTAAATCGACGGCATGCACCGTGCACACCAGGCACGGATCAAAGGAACGCACGATTTGTTCGACCGCCACCGGGTCGTCCGGATCATGAACCCGGGTGCCGATAATCGCCTGCTCGCAGGGCCCATGCACGCCTTTGGCGTCCATGGGGGATGCATTCCAGGCCGTGGGCGTAATCACCTGGTAGTTGGCAACCTTTCCGTCCTCAATCCTTACCCAATGCCCCAAAATGCCGCGGGAGGCCAGCACCAGGCCGTATCCCTTTGCGGCATCACTGACCGGATAATCCTGGAAAAAAGTGGAGCTGCAATCGGCCATTTCTCTCAACCACTGTTCAATGGCGGGTAACAAGAGGGCCGGCCGCACCAACCGGGCAAACTCCCGCAGAAACACACTGGCCCCTATCGTGCGATTCAATTCAACAAAAAGAGGCATGCCGGCCACCAGCAAGTCGGCCAGCGGGCCGGTTTCCGCCGGTTTCCCGTTGTATCGGGGGGCTTTTGCCCAGGAGTATTTGCGGCCGCCGGCATCGTCCAGATCGGGCATGGTTCGGCCTTCGAACGGATGGCTGGTGGTACCGTGGTAAAACGCGCAGGAAATATCTTCGGCAATGTGCTGTTGATCAAAGGGCGATAGGCCATCCGAAGAAAAGAGCCCGGACGGCAAAAACGAATTGCCGCCGCCAACCCCTTTTACGTGCGTTTGCGCCGGCAGTTCCGGCCCGCCGCAACTGATAAAGGTCTCGCATCCGCGGCCGAGTTGATCCAGCCCGGCACTTAAGGCGAATTGAATAAAAAAGCCAAGCTCACTTTGTTGATGCAAGGGGGACTCGCCGAGCCAAGCCTCCAGATCCTTTCGGGTGATTACTTCTTGCCAGCGGGCAATGGTGCATCCGAGCACCCGCCGTTCATACCATTTTACAAAATTCCGCAGAATATGGCGACACTGGAAAATATCATTGCTGCTCGGCACGGAAACAACACCGCCGGGCACCATAAAAGAGGAATGGGGCCATTGACCACCCAGAATAGCGATAATTTCGATTATTTTTTTTGTTTCCTGAACAATCTGAATGGTGCTTTCGCCTTTCAACACGCGAAAGCGGTGCAAGGCTTCACCATGCATGGGATGGTCTTTATAAGGAGTTCGGGTGCAATCCGGCATGAACAATAAAAAAAAATGCCGCAGATCATTTTGAATATGCTCAACCAGTAACGTCACATTGCGCAACCGCTGCGCATTATCCGGCACGCGGACGGAAAAAGCCATATCCAGCGCCTTGGCAGCCGCGTTCAAGTGAGCAGTGGTGCAAATACCGCAGATTCTAGGCGTTATGACAAGACTGTCCAGCGGCGCCCGGCCCGTCATCAGATTTTCAATGCCCCGATACAAGGTGCCGACACTGCGGGCATCCGTGACCCGGTGGTTCTCATCCAGTTCAAAATGAATCTCGATGTCGCCTTCCACCCGGTTCAACGGGAGTATCTTCTTTATAATTGTCATGGGGTTTCATTCACTCCGAGTGGTTATTCCTCGCGTTTGACGGCAAGAACGCAACGCATTGGGTTGCATGTAAAATGATCAGATACCGGTCTTGCGCTTTATGAGTCTCTTCGGCGCAGCGGCGGCGGCCATTCCCTTATAGGCCATGTAATGGGCCCGGCTGACGCCATCGGGCAACTCAATGGGAATGCCTTCGATATTGCGGGTCTCAAAAAACGGGTACAGGTGGGGAAAATCCGGACTCGTGCACCCAAAGCAGGGAACCCCCACCCGTGTTTTGGACGACCGGCGATTCCACAGGGCCTTGTTGCACGGCCCGGTTACCAGCGGGCCATGGCATCCCATATAAAAAAACAGGCACCCTTTTTCACCGAATTTTTTTTCCTCCACCCGGTATTCATGATACTCGTTACGGGTACACCCCTGATGCACCATGATGCCGTACCAGTCAACGGGCGTATTGTAGTGCCCCAGGGTTAAGGGCGCCTCTTCAGCTATCGCGGAAAGTGTGCCGACCATCACATCGCAATGACAGGGACACCCCGGTAAATTGATAACGGGGTAATCGGCGAATGAACGCCATTGCTGGCCCAAAAGCCCGCCCATTTCCCATTTGGTAAATTGCAGGCCACCCGCCATGGTGGGGCTGTCAATGCCGATACCGCCGAAACTGGCGCAGGTTCCCACCGCGATCACATACCGCGCTTTTTGAGCCAATGCCTTGATGATGTCTTTTTTCGGACCGCCGGGCAACATGTCAAAGCGGCCGGTACCGTTAGGACCGTGAATCACCGCCCCCTCGACGCATAATATATCGAGGCGTTGCTCTCCGGATAAAATTCGCCGGTTGAGATCCTCGACCACCGCGGGCCTAGCCATCCAAAGGGCCTGGTGCCAGAGAATATCAATGCCCAACGATTCGAAGAGTTGAATGATGTCAGGGGTTTCCGCGTTGAAGAGCGACCAGGTATCGCCGCCGCAACTGCCGCCTTGAATCCAATAAAGCGTCTTGGCCATGGCATAAATTCCCCGAGAGTTGATGAGAAATGATTTTGATATTAACCCAACGCGTTTGGCGCTGCAACCATTCATTGTCACCTTCAAGAAACCGTACTCGGAGCTGTTCATCACCGATGGTATCACAAAGGGCAGTGTTTAACCCCGTAAACGTGAACGTACACATGCTCGTGCACGGTTATGGAATGGCTGTTCTCCCAACGGGAAAACAAAATAGAACTTGACTAAATCCCCCCATAATTCATAAGTAATAGCCCTGCAAAAAGCACACGGAACATTCAAAATACAATAGAGTTACCCGGAGGAAACCTTATGACGGAACATCGAATATACAATTTTAACGCCGGACCGGCTGCCTTGCCGGTATCGGTTCTGGAAGAGATTCAAGCATCCTTTTTAAATTTCAAGGGATCGGGCATGTCAATCGTGGAAGTCAGCCATCGCTCCAAATGGTTCGATGACGTCATCAACGACGCCGTGACGCGAATTAAACGCCTGTTATCCCTTTCCGACGATTTTGACGTCCTCTTCCTGCAGGGCGGCGCCAGCACTCAGTTTTTCATGATCCCCATGAATCTCTTGCCGCCGAACCAATCCGCCGATTACGTCAACACCGGCACCTGGGCCACCAAGGCCATCAAAGAGGTCAAAATTCAGGGTAAATCCGTCCGGGTGGCCGCCTCATCGGAAGACCGGAATTTTTGTTATATTCCCAAAAACATTTCGTTCAGTCCGGATGCCGCCTATGTCCATATCACCACCAACAACACCATCAAAGGCACCCAGTGGGCGACCATGCCGAATACGGGCAATGTCCCCCTGGTGGCGGATATGTCTTCGGATATTTTAAGCCGGCCCTTTGATCCCAACCCCTTTGGTCTCATTTATGCCGGTGCGCAAAAAAACATGGGACCCGCCGGGGTCTGTGTCGTCATTATTCGAAAGGACATGCTGGCAAGAGTGCCCGAAAATCTGCCGACCATGCTGAAATACACCACGTTTGCAGCCGACAACTCCATGTACAACACGCCGCCGTGCTTTGCCGTCTATACGGTTCAACTGGTCACCAAGTGGCTTGAAGAGGAAATCGGGGGGTTGGATAAAATGTCCCAGCTGAACGATCGAAAAGCCAATGCCCTCTACGGCTATATGGATGCCACCGAATTTTACAGGGCAACGGCCGATCCGGACAGCCGCTCGAAAATGAATGTCACGTTCCGGCTGCCTACGGAGGAGCTTGAAAAACGGTTTATTGAAGCGGCCGGGAAAAACGGGTTCGGCGGTCTAAAAGGCCATCGGTCGGTCGGCGGATGCCGTGCCTCCATATACAATCCCACGCCCTTAAAGGCCGTTGAAGCGCTCGTTGATTTTATGAAAACGTTTGAAAAAGAAAACGGTTAACCCGTTGAATGCCTCATCAGTAAAAAAGGCCTCCATTTGGAGGCCTTTTTATTTCGGGGGGGCACCCGTTACACACGCTAACACACCTAATCCGGCAAAGCCGGAAGCTGGAAGGCTGGGATGCTGGGAGGCATAAAACCATCTTCCACCTTCAGTGAATATACACGCAAAAGCGTGCATATTTCTGATAGAGGGCCTAAATATCAAAAACTGCACCCTTGTCCGCGGAGGTGACATGGGATAAATACCGCGCCAGCCACCCGTGTTTGACCTTGGGTTCAAAGGGCGGCAACTGGGCCATGCGCCGGGTGAGCGCCACTTCGGGAAGCAGCAGCTCAATCCTTCTGTTTTCGGCATCGATTCGAATGCGATCCCCGGATTGTATGGCCGCAATGGGACCGCCCGCAGCCGCTTCCGGAGAAATATGGCCGATGCAAAGCCCCCGCGTGCCGCCGGAAAACCGGCCGTCCGTAATGAGCGCGGTTTTCAACCCGGCGCCGGTAATGGCGGCCGTGGGCGCAAGCATTTCCTGCATGCCGGGGCCGCCCTTGGGGCCCTCATATCGAATGACCACCACATCCCCATCCTTGACCTTGCCCTCAAGAATTCCGGAAAGCGCCTCTTCCTGGGACTCGTAAAGAACAGCCGGGCCTTCAAATATCATCATGTCCCGTTCCACCCCGGCCAGCTTCACCACGGCACCCTTCGGCGCAATATTGCCGAAGAGCACGGCCAGGCCGCCGTCCTTGGTAAATGCGTCTTTCACGGGCCGGATGATGTCTCCATCCGGCGAACCGGCCGGGCTGACGGCGTCCCCCAGGGTGCCGTAGACCGTTTGGGCCGCAAGCGACACCCCTCCCCCGGCATGAACGGATATTTCCTTTAATATGGTCGGAATACCGCCTGCTTGGTGGACATCCTCCAGGTGCACATCGGGCCGGGAAGGAGAGACCTTGCAAATGCACGGTGTCCGAGCCGACAATTCGTTGATGCGCGCCAGATCATAGGAAACTCCTGCAGCCGAAGCCAGGGCCAGGGTATGGAGCACCGTATTGGTGCTGCCGCCCATGGCCATGTCCGCCATAAAGGCGTTATCGATGGCCGCCTCGGTAATAATGTCCGCGGGCCGAATATCATTTTCAAGGCAATAGTGAATCACGCCGGCGGCGGCCTTGATCAATGCGATGCGTTCCGGATTTAACCGGGTTCGGGTTTTCTCTTCATCAGCCCAGACTTCCGCCGGAATGGTGCCGTTTCCGGGAAGGGCCAGGCCCACGGCCTCAGCCAGGCAATTCATGGAGTTTGCCGTAAACATGCCCGCGCAGGAGCCGCATCCGGGGCAACTGGTCTCGGCGAGGTCATCGAGTTCTTTTTCCGTCATTTTGCCGATAGCCCGCTTGCCGACACCTTCGTATACGGTGATAAAATCCCCCCCGGCCTTGCTGGCCAGCATGGGACCGCCGGAAACATAGACGGCCGGAAGGTTCAACCGAGCCATGGCGTTCAGCATGCCGGGGCCGATCTTGTCACAATTGCCGACTCCGATCCAGGCGTCACACGGGTGCGCCGTAATCACCGATTCGATCTGGTCCGTGATGAGTTCCCTGGAAGGCAGGGAGTATTTCATCCCGAAATGCCCCATTGCGATTCCATCACAGATGGCTGAGCCGATATGGGCATACCACACGTTAAACCCCAGTTGTTCCAATTCCCGGCACAGAATATCGCCCAGAACATTCAAATGGGCATGCCCGGGAATGTGGGTGGTATAAGAATTGATCACGGTAACAAACCGTTTTTGAAAATCCCCCAGACGCCCGATCACACCAGCGGCCTTCATCAGCGC
This window harbors:
- a CDS encoding nickel-dependent hydrogenase large subunit — encoded protein: MTIIKKILPLNRVEGDIEIHFELDENHRVTDARSVGTLYRGIENLMTGRAPLDSLVITPRICGICTTAHLNAAAKALDMAFSVRVPDNAQRLRNVTLLVEHIQNDLRHFFLLFMPDCTRTPYKDHPMHGEALHRFRVLKGESTIQIVQETKKIIEIIAILGGQWPHSSFMVPGGVVSVPSSNDIFQCRHILRNFVKWYERRVLGCTIARWQEVITRKDLEAWLGESPLHQQSELGFFIQFALSAGLDQLGRGCETFISCGGPELPAQTHVKGVGGGNSFLPSGLFSSDGLSPFDQQHIAEDISCAFYHGTTSHPFEGRTMPDLDDAGGRKYSWAKAPRYNGKPAETGPLADLLVAGMPLFVELNRTIGASVFLREFARLVRPALLLPAIEQWLREMADCSSTFFQDYPVSDAAKGYGLVLASRGILGHWVRIEDGKVANYQVITPTAWNASPMDAKGVHGPCEQAIIGTRVHDPDDPVAVEQIVRSFDPCLVCTVHAVDLR
- the serC gene encoding 3-phosphoserine/phosphohydroxythreonine transaminase, whose amino-acid sequence is MTEHRIYNFNAGPAALPVSVLEEIQASFLNFKGSGMSIVEVSHRSKWFDDVINDAVTRIKRLLSLSDDFDVLFLQGGASTQFFMIPMNLLPPNQSADYVNTGTWATKAIKEVKIQGKSVRVAASSEDRNFCYIPKNISFSPDAAYVHITTNNTIKGTQWATMPNTGNVPLVADMSSDILSRPFDPNPFGLIYAGAQKNMGPAGVCVVIIRKDMLARVPENLPTMLKYTTFAADNSMYNTPPCFAVYTVQLVTKWLEEEIGGLDKMSQLNDRKANALYGYMDATEFYRATADPDSRSKMNVTFRLPTEELEKRFIEAAGKNGFGGLKGHRSVGGCRASIYNPTPLKAVEALVDFMKTFEKENG
- a CDS encoding NADH:ubiquinone oxidoreductase produces the protein MAKTLYWIQGGSCGGDTWSLFNAETPDIIQLFESLGIDILWHQALWMARPAVVEDLNRRILSGEQRLDILCVEGAVIHGPNGTGRFDMLPGGPKKDIIKALAQKARYVIAVGTCASFGGIGIDSPTMAGGLQFTKWEMGGLLGQQWRSFADYPVINLPGCPCHCDVMVGTLSAIAEEAPLTLGHYNTPVDWYGIMVHQGCTRNEYHEYRVEEKKFGEKGCLFFYMGCHGPLVTGPCNKALWNRRSSKTRVGVPCFGCTSPDFPHLYPFFETRNIEGIPIELPDGVSRAHYMAYKGMAAAAAPKRLIKRKTGI
- the ilvD gene encoding dihydroxy-acid dehydratase, whose amino-acid sequence is MNMKNRKTGPYINEGIDALRKKGSRIITEGKTKHPPAALMKAAGVIGRLGDFQKRFVTVINSYTTHIPGHAHLNVLGDILCRELEQLGFNVWYAHIGSAICDGIAMGHFGMKYSLPSRELITDQIESVITAHPCDAWIGVGNCDKIGPGMLNAMARLNLPAVYVSGGPMLASKAGGDFITVYEGVGKRAIGKMTEKELDDLAETSCPGCGSCAGMFTANSMNCLAEAVGLALPGNGTIPAEVWADEEKTRTRLNPERIALIKAAAGVIHYCLENDIRPADIITEAAIDNAFMADMAMGGSTNTVLHTLALASAAGVSYDLARINELSARTPCICKVSPSRPDVHLEDVHQAGGIPTILKEISVHAGGGVSLAAQTVYGTLGDAVSPAGSPDGDIIRPVKDAFTKDGGLAVLFGNIAPKGAVVKLAGVERDMMIFEGPAVLYESQEEALSGILEGKVKDGDVVVIRYEGPKGGPGMQEMLAPTAAITGAGLKTALITDGRFSGGTRGLCIGHISPEAAAGGPIAAIQSGDRIRIDAENRRIELLLPEVALTRRMAQLPPFEPKVKHGWLARYLSHVTSADKGAVFDI